Proteins encoded within one genomic window of Solibaculum mannosilyticum:
- the abc-f gene encoding ribosomal protection-like ABC-F family protein has translation MVVLSASKLQKSFGADVLFDNVSFHVEQRDHIGLVGANGAGKTTLFQLITGQMEADGGEVHCSREAVIGYLEQHACNDPHRTVLEEALSCFAPLLSAEEKLHEIAVQLDHSADPELIDMQHRLQEQFESDGGLTFRSRTRAALLGLGFEEQDLNRPMSTLSGGQKSKVGLARLLVSGANFLLLDEPTNHLDITSVEWLEQYLQDFNGAFVVISHDRYFLDKVTRRTFELEHGRLATFDGGYSKYLEHKEEQREIQRRHYETQMREIHRIEGIVEQQRRWNRERNIKKAESELKRIDRLKEELEVPESEIETIHFRFEVPPVSGNDVLVCEDLSKSFGSKRLFDHASFTIQKGERVFLIGENGCGKTTFLKMLTGELGSDAGRMRRGAGVQIGYYDQNLSGLHPNKTVLDEIWDDYPRMTQTMVRSALAIFLFKGDDVFKPISALSGGERARVALLKLMLSKANFLLLDEPTNHLDVGSREALEGALKDYEGTLLIVSHDRYLINKLADRVLRLTIDGVEQYVGNYDAYLEKMMGVQKIAASPKPIKKPNAYQQRKEAESAKRRMAGRFKRLEAEIEQMEQQQSQVTAQLEQPDVSADYTRIVEINAQLEEIQKNLDALYEEWETLGEQLNEA, from the coding sequence ATGGTAGTGTTAAGCGCATCCAAGCTGCAAAAGAGCTTTGGAGCCGACGTGTTATTTGACAATGTATCTTTTCATGTAGAGCAACGAGATCATATCGGATTGGTGGGAGCCAATGGAGCGGGTAAGACCACTTTATTCCAGTTGATCACCGGCCAGATGGAAGCCGACGGTGGGGAAGTGCACTGTAGCCGAGAGGCTGTGATAGGATATTTGGAACAGCATGCATGCAATGATCCCCATCGCACGGTGCTGGAAGAGGCGCTTTCCTGTTTTGCTCCGCTTCTTTCCGCGGAAGAGAAACTACATGAAATTGCTGTTCAATTGGATCATTCAGCTGATCCGGAGTTGATTGACATGCAGCATCGTCTGCAAGAACAGTTTGAGTCTGACGGCGGGTTGACCTTTCGCAGCCGGACTCGAGCAGCACTGTTGGGATTAGGGTTTGAGGAGCAGGATTTAAATCGTCCTATGTCCACCCTGAGTGGAGGACAGAAGTCCAAGGTAGGGTTGGCACGGCTTCTGGTCAGCGGCGCCAATTTTCTGTTGCTGGACGAGCCCACCAACCATCTGGATATCACATCGGTAGAATGGCTGGAACAATATCTCCAGGACTTTAACGGAGCATTTGTCGTCATCTCCCATGACCGTTATTTTCTGGATAAGGTCACCCGCCGTACGTTTGAGCTGGAACATGGACGTCTGGCGACATTTGACGGAGGGTATTCCAAGTATTTAGAACATAAGGAAGAACAGCGGGAGATCCAGCGCCGGCATTATGAGACCCAGATGCGGGAGATTCATCGCATTGAAGGCATTGTGGAACAGCAACGCCGATGGAATCGGGAACGCAACATCAAAAAGGCCGAGAGTGAATTAAAACGTATTGATCGTCTGAAAGAAGAACTGGAAGTTCCAGAGAGCGAGATTGAAACCATTCATTTCCGGTTTGAAGTGCCGCCTGTATCGGGCAATGATGTGCTTGTGTGTGAAGACTTAAGCAAATCCTTTGGATCCAAAAGGTTATTTGATCATGCATCTTTTACCATACAAAAAGGGGAGAGGGTTTTTCTCATAGGAGAAAACGGATGCGGGAAAACCACTTTTCTTAAGATGCTTACCGGAGAGTTGGGGAGCGATGCCGGCCGGATGCGTCGAGGGGCTGGAGTCCAAATTGGGTACTACGACCAGAATTTATCAGGATTGCATCCGAATAAGACCGTCCTGGATGAGATTTGGGATGATTATCCGCGCATGACTCAGACCATGGTACGCAGTGCCTTAGCCATCTTTTTATTCAAAGGGGACGACGTATTTAAACCCATCTCAGCGCTTTCGGGCGGGGAACGGGCTAGAGTCGCCCTTCTGAAACTGATGCTGTCCAAAGCAAACTTCCTGTTGTTGGACGAACCTACCAACCATCTGGATGTAGGGTCCCGAGAGGCGTTGGAGGGTGCGCTGAAGGATTATGAAGGGACGCTGCTGATTGTATCCCACGACCGTTATCTCATCAATAAATTGGCTGATCGTGTCTTGCGCCTCACCATCGATGGTGTCGAGCAGTATGTCGGCAACTACGACGCCTATCTGGAAAAGATGATGGGTGTACAAAAAATAGCGGCATCCCCCAAACCAATCAAGAAGCCGAATGCCTATCAACAGCGTAAAGAAGCTGAATCAGCTAAACGGCGTATGGCGGGGAGGTTTAAACGGCTGGAAGCTGAGATTGAGCAGATGGAACAACAACAGTCCCAAGTGACAGCTCAATTGGAACAACCAGATGTCAGCGCTGATTATACCCGCATTGTAGAGATCAATGCCCAGCTGGAGGAAATCCAAAAAAATTTGGACGCCCTTTATGAAGAGTGGGAGACTTTAGGCGAACAGCTAAATGAAGCGTAA
- a CDS encoding GNAT family N-acetyltransferase — protein MNQNIQTNIPGCTLRFAHERDNALVFSFIRKIAEYERMSNDVVTTEEVLYDSLFVRRAAQVVLAEYEGKPVGFALFFHNFSTFMGRQGLYLEDVFVDPDMRGKGIGKLLVTFLARVAVERGCGRMEWACLNWNKPSIAFYEKLGAKAMSDWSVYRLEGDRLHNVANLFSSK, from the coding sequence ATGAACCAGAATATTCAAACCAATATTCCCGGTTGCACGCTTCGTTTTGCCCATGAGCGAGACAATGCATTGGTCTTTTCCTTCATCCGTAAAATCGCTGAATACGAGCGCATGAGCAACGATGTTGTTACCACTGAAGAGGTGTTGTACGATTCTTTATTTGTCCGCCGGGCGGCCCAGGTAGTGCTGGCGGAGTATGAGGGGAAACCGGTGGGATTCGCTTTGTTTTTCCATAACTTTTCCACTTTTATGGGCCGGCAGGGTCTGTATCTGGAGGATGTATTTGTAGATCCGGATATGCGCGGTAAAGGCATCGGCAAATTGCTGGTGACTTTTCTGGCACGTGTCGCCGTAGAACGGGGCTGTGGACGTATGGAGTGGGCTTGCCTCAATTGGAACAAGCCTTCCATCGCATTTTATGAAAAATTAGGCGCGAAAGCAATGAGTGATTGGAGCGTCTATCGTCTGGAAGGGGATAGGCTGCATAACGTAGCGAATCTTTTCTCCTCCAAATAA
- a CDS encoding NADH-dependent [FeFe] hydrogenase, group A6, which produces MKMVNIKINGMSLSVPKGSTILEAARYAGIEIPTLCYLKEINEIGACRICVVEVKGARSLVAACVYPVNEGMEIETNSPKVQQSRKLTLELILSTHDRKCLSCVRSGNCELQKLCKDFGVEDETYYEGENIHYDFDDTTIHLVRDNNKCILCRRCVAACAAQDIGVIGVAARGFDSHVGCTFERSLSEVPCVSCGQCIVNCPTGALTEKDDTDKVWAALNDPTKTVIVQTAPSIRVTLGECFDMPIGTNVEGKMVAALRRLGFDKVFDTDLAADMTIVEEANELVERINNGGTLPMITSCSPGWVKYCEHYFPEMIPHLSTCKSPQQMFGALAKTWYAKREGIDPKDLVVVGIMPCTAKKFETKRDGQDAAGVPDVDIALTTRELGRMIGRAHLDFVNLPDEKFDDPMGEATGAGVIFGATGGVMEAALRTAAEWITGDTSAPVEFHEVRGTADIKEAAYQLGDLNVKVAVASGLANAREILERVQKGEADYQFIEIMCCPGGCVNGGGQPVQHAVVRNFVDLRSKRAAALYEEDANLPLRKSHENPTLQKIYEEFLEKPGSHVAHDVLHTHYVERSKY; this is translated from the coding sequence ATGAAAATGGTAAATATTAAGATCAATGGCATGTCCTTGTCTGTGCCGAAGGGTTCAACAATTCTGGAGGCCGCCCGGTATGCCGGCATTGAAATTCCCACCCTGTGCTATTTGAAAGAGATTAACGAGATCGGTGCCTGTCGGATCTGCGTGGTAGAGGTCAAAGGTGCAAGATCTTTAGTAGCCGCCTGCGTATACCCAGTCAATGAGGGGATGGAAATTGAAACCAATTCTCCAAAGGTACAGCAGTCCCGTAAGCTGACGTTGGAACTTATCCTCTCTACCCACGATCGTAAGTGCCTTTCCTGTGTGAGAAGCGGCAACTGCGAACTGCAGAAGCTCTGTAAAGACTTCGGCGTAGAGGACGAGACCTATTACGAAGGCGAAAATATCCATTATGATTTTGACGATACCACCATTCATCTGGTGCGTGACAATAATAAATGTATCCTTTGCCGCCGTTGCGTAGCCGCTTGTGCCGCTCAGGATATCGGCGTCATCGGCGTAGCCGCCCGTGGCTTCGACTCCCATGTAGGATGTACCTTTGAGCGCAGCCTAAGTGAAGTACCCTGTGTCTCTTGTGGCCAGTGTATTGTCAACTGTCCCACCGGTGCTTTGACGGAAAAAGATGATACTGATAAAGTATGGGCAGCTCTCAACGATCCTACTAAGACAGTTATCGTCCAGACTGCACCGTCCATCCGTGTGACCTTGGGCGAATGCTTTGATATGCCCATCGGAACCAATGTAGAGGGCAAGATGGTTGCTGCCCTGCGCCGTTTGGGCTTTGATAAGGTATTTGATACCGATCTGGCCGCCGATATGACCATCGTCGAGGAAGCCAATGAGCTGGTGGAACGCATTAACAATGGCGGTACTCTGCCGATGATCACTTCCTGTTCGCCCGGATGGGTCAAATACTGTGAACATTATTTCCCGGAGATGATCCCACATCTGTCTACTTGTAAATCCCCGCAGCAGATGTTTGGCGCTCTGGCCAAGACTTGGTATGCAAAACGTGAAGGCATTGATCCCAAGGACCTGGTTGTGGTAGGTATTATGCCTTGTACTGCTAAGAAATTTGAAACCAAGCGCGATGGCCAAGATGCTGCCGGCGTACCGGATGTTGACATTGCTTTGACCACCCGTGAGTTGGGCCGCATGATCGGCCGCGCTCATCTGGATTTCGTCAATCTCCCCGATGAGAAATTTGACGATCCGATGGGTGAAGCCACTGGTGCAGGCGTAATCTTTGGCGCCACTGGCGGTGTTATGGAAGCCGCACTGCGTACAGCCGCTGAATGGATTACCGGTGATACCAGTGCTCCTGTGGAGTTCCACGAAGTCCGCGGCACGGCTGATATCAAAGAAGCAGCTTATCAGCTGGGTGATTTGAATGTCAAAGTAGCAGTAGCCAGCGGATTGGCAAACGCCAGGGAGATCCTGGAACGTGTTCAGAAAGGCGAGGCTGATTATCAGTTTATCGAGATCATGTGCTGTCCCGGCGGCTGTGTTAACGGCGGTGGTCAGCCTGTCCAGCACGCAGTGGTGCGCAATTTTGTGGATCTGCGTTCCAAGAGAGCGGCCGCTCTTTACGAGGAAGATGCTAATTTGCCTCTGCGCAAATCCCACGAAAATCCCACCTTGCAGAAGATCTATGAGGAATTCTTGGAGAAGCCCGGCAGCCATGTGGCTCACGATGTGCTTCATACCCATTATGTGGAGCGCTCCAAGTATTAA
- the nuoF gene encoding NADH-quinone oxidoreductase subunit NuoF: MYRSHVLICGGTGCTSSNSGKILEVMKEEVAKAGLTDEINIVHTGCFGLCALGPIMVVYPEGAFYSMVRPEDVPEIVEEHLLKGRIVKRLLYQETVQEDTIKSLNETDFYKKQMRLALRNCGVINPEVIDEYIAYDGYQALAKCVTEMTPEEVIQTVLDSGLRGRGGAGFPTGRKWSLAAANHADQKYVCCNADEGDPGAFMDRSVLEGDPHSVIEAMAIAGYAIGATQGYVYVRAEYPIAVQRLRIAIDQAREYGLLGKNIFGTNFCFDLDIRLGAGAFVCGEETALMTSIEGKRGEPHPRPPFPAVKGLFGKPTILNNVETYANIPQIILKGAEWFSSIGTEKSKGTKVFAVGGKIHNTGLVEVPMGTTLREIVEEIGGGIPNGKKFKAAQTGGPSGGCIPAEHMDVPIDYDNLIAIGSMMGSGGLIVMDEDTCMVDIAKFFLEFTVDESCGKCTPCRVGTKRLYEMLDKITKGEGTLEDIDKMEELCYHIKSNSLCGLGQTAPNPVLSTLQYFRDEYIAHVKDKTCPAGVCKSLLKYYIEPDKCRGCTLCARQCPVGAIDGKVKEVHKINTDRCVKCGACIEKCRFGAIIKK, from the coding sequence ATGTATCGTTCACACGTTCTGATTTGTGGTGGTACTGGTTGTACCTCCTCAAACAGCGGAAAAATTTTGGAAGTTATGAAGGAAGAGGTGGCAAAAGCCGGCCTCACCGATGAAATTAATATTGTACATACCGGCTGTTTTGGTCTGTGTGCGTTGGGTCCCATCATGGTGGTGTACCCCGAAGGCGCATTCTACAGCATGGTTCGTCCGGAAGACGTTCCGGAAATCGTAGAAGAGCATTTGCTCAAAGGCCGTATCGTCAAACGTCTTTTGTACCAAGAGACCGTTCAAGAAGATACCATCAAGTCTCTTAATGAGACCGATTTCTATAAGAAACAAATGCGTCTGGCGCTGCGCAACTGCGGCGTCATCAACCCTGAAGTCATCGACGAGTATATCGCCTATGATGGTTATCAGGCTCTGGCTAAGTGCGTCACAGAGATGACTCCGGAAGAAGTCATCCAAACCGTGCTGGATTCCGGCCTGAGAGGACGCGGAGGCGCGGGATTCCCCACTGGCCGTAAATGGAGTTTGGCTGCTGCCAACCATGCCGATCAAAAATACGTCTGCTGTAACGCCGACGAAGGTGACCCAGGCGCATTTATGGACCGCTCGGTCTTGGAAGGCGATCCCCATTCGGTCATTGAAGCAATGGCCATTGCCGGTTATGCTATCGGCGCTACCCAGGGTTATGTGTATGTCCGTGCCGAATACCCCATTGCGGTACAGCGTCTGCGCATTGCTATCGACCAGGCCCGTGAATACGGCCTGTTGGGGAAAAACATCTTTGGTACAAATTTCTGCTTTGATTTGGATATCCGTCTGGGTGCCGGGGCATTTGTATGTGGCGAGGAGACCGCTCTTATGACTTCCATTGAAGGCAAACGCGGCGAGCCGCATCCCCGTCCTCCTTTCCCAGCGGTGAAAGGCCTGTTTGGCAAACCCACTATTTTAAATAACGTAGAAACTTACGCTAACATCCCCCAGATCATTCTCAAGGGTGCTGAATGGTTCAGCTCCATCGGCACTGAGAAGTCTAAGGGCACCAAGGTATTCGCTGTGGGCGGTAAGATCCATAATACCGGCCTGGTAGAAGTCCCGATGGGTACCACTTTACGCGAAATCGTCGAAGAGATCGGCGGCGGTATTCCAAACGGCAAGAAGTTCAAAGCGGCTCAGACTGGTGGCCCTTCGGGCGGCTGTATCCCGGCTGAGCACATGGATGTGCCGATCGATTACGATAACCTGATTGCCATTGGATCCATGATGGGATCCGGCGGTCTTATCGTTATGGATGAAGACACCTGTATGGTGGATATTGCTAAGTTCTTCCTGGAATTCACCGTGGATGAATCCTGCGGTAAATGTACTCCTTGCCGCGTTGGCACCAAGCGTCTTTACGAGATGCTGGATAAGATCACCAAAGGCGAAGGGACACTGGAAGATATCGATAAGATGGAAGAGCTTTGCTACCATATTAAGAGCAATTCACTGTGCGGCTTGGGCCAGACGGCTCCGAACCCCGTACTGTCCACACTCCAGTATTTCCGAGACGAGTATATTGCGCACGTTAAGGATAAGACCTGTCCGGCCGGCGTGTGCAAGAGCTTGCTGAAATACTATATTGAACCTGACAAGTGCCGCGGATGTACGTTGTGCGCCAGACAGTGTCCGGTGGGCGCCATCGACGGCAAAGTCAAGGAAGTTCATAAGATCAATACCGACCGTTGCGTGAAGTGCGGCGCCTGTATCGAGAAATGCCGCTTCGGCGCGATTATCAAGAAATAA
- a CDS encoding (2Fe-2S) ferredoxin domain-containing protein, with product MKSLAELQAIKERAQSRIQMREEMGDDTRIVVGMATCGIAAGARPVLTSFVDEIGKRKLEHVVVTQTGCIGICQYEPVVEVFVPGQEKVTYVKMTPEKAVRVVNDHIVNGNVVTEFTIGAAQK from the coding sequence ATGAAATCGCTTGCAGAGCTTCAAGCTATAAAGGAAAGGGCGCAAAGCCGTATTCAGATGCGTGAGGAGATGGGCGACGATACCCGTATTGTAGTGGGTATGGCCACTTGCGGCATCGCTGCAGGAGCCCGTCCGGTGTTGACCTCGTTTGTGGACGAGATCGGCAAACGCAAATTGGAACATGTAGTAGTAACACAAACCGGCTGTATCGGCATTTGCCAATACGAGCCTGTAGTGGAAGTATTTGTACCTGGCCAAGAGAAGGTCACTTATGTTAAAATGACCCCAGAAAAGGCTGTACGCGTTGTCAATGATCACATTGTAAACGGCAATGTGGTGACAGAATTCACCATCGGTGCAGCCCAGAAATAA
- a CDS encoding ATP-binding protein, with the protein MRELSLHILDIVQNSVSAGASLIQIAIREDTKADRMSIDIIDNGRGMTRTQVSKVSDPFFTSRTTRKVGLGIPLFKMAAEQAGGDFSIESIPGKGTTVKATFGLTNIDRAPLGNMVATVNVLIRCNPKIDFIYHREKDDRSFTLDTRELRKELGVEVPLDAPEVLEWVDGYLKENTEQIVGGA; encoded by the coding sequence ATGCGGGAACTGTCGTTGCACATCTTAGACATTGTGCAGAACTCGGTATCAGCCGGTGCATCCCTGATCCAGATAGCGATTCGGGAGGATACCAAGGCAGACCGGATGTCTATTGACATCATCGATAATGGCCGTGGTATGACCAGGACACAGGTCAGTAAAGTATCGGATCCTTTTTTCACCAGCCGTACCACTCGAAAGGTGGGGCTTGGCATCCCGCTGTTTAAGATGGCGGCTGAGCAGGCGGGAGGGGATTTCTCAATTGAGTCCATCCCTGGAAAAGGAACCACCGTCAAGGCGACCTTTGGGTTGACCAATATCGACCGTGCGCCTTTAGGAAATATGGTAGCCACTGTCAATGTTCTTATTCGTTGCAACCCCAAAATTGATTTTATCTACCACCGAGAAAAGGATGACCGTTCGTTTACCCTTGACACCCGCGAACTGCGCAAAGAACTGGGTGTAGAAGTGCCGTTGGATGCTCCAGAAGTATTGGAATGGGTGGATGGTTATCTGAAGGAAAACACGGAACAGATCGTTGGAGGTGCTTAA
- a CDS encoding complex I 24 kDa subunit family protein: MQKRIGKLPFKGTPEQEKQLLQVIESHKGQQGALMPVLQEAQEIYGYLPLEVQQIISENMGVPMEEIYGVATFYSQFSLSPKGQYKISVCLGTACYVKGSGKIYEKLSQRLGIGADECTPDGKFSLEACRCIGACGLAPVLTVNDEVYGRLTEDDVDSILAKYQD; this comes from the coding sequence ATGCAGAAGCGAATTGGCAAACTGCCTTTTAAAGGGACTCCTGAACAGGAAAAACAACTGCTTCAGGTGATTGAGTCTCACAAAGGGCAACAGGGCGCATTGATGCCGGTGCTGCAGGAGGCTCAGGAGATCTATGGATATCTCCCCTTAGAAGTGCAGCAGATTATTTCGGAAAATATGGGAGTCCCGATGGAGGAGATCTATGGTGTCGCCACCTTTTATTCCCAATTTTCCCTGTCGCCCAAAGGGCAGTACAAGATCTCAGTATGCCTGGGTACCGCTTGCTATGTCAAAGGCTCGGGCAAAATCTATGAAAAACTTTCCCAACGACTGGGAATCGGTGCAGATGAATGCACACCCGATGGCAAATTTTCGTTGGAAGCATGCCGTTGCATCGGCGCTTGCGGATTGGCCCCTGTGCTGACCGTTAACGACGAAGTGTACGGCCGCTTGACCGAGGATGATGTAGACAGCATCCTGGCCAAGTACCAGGATTAA
- a CDS encoding MBOAT family O-acyltransferase, protein MVFSSLIFLFGFFPICLALYFLAPNLKVKNIVLMILSLLFYAWGEPVWVILLIFSAIVDFVNGQLIDKYRGQWQSKAALLASVVINLGLLATFKYSGFLVENINAITGLGLPVPGFSLPIGISFYTFQTLSYSIDVYRGNTQVQKSFTNFLLFVSLFPQLIAGPILRYADIAKQLSDRRTTLKGFSAGITRFACGLGKKVLIANVAGSLATPILDGDLSSVSVLGGWFSIMLYAFQIYFDFSGYSDMAIGLGKMFGFDYGENFNYPYIARSATDFWRRWHISLSSFFRDYVYIPLGGNRRGLPIQLRNILIVWFLTGLWHGASWNFILWGLFYAVFLILEKTFLLKVLDKIPSIFGHVYGIALILIGWVFFYFTDLSKCFRMLGIMFGIGANGFTDAKTSLVFYNNLPFVIVAILACLPLKKLVRYGIHRLDPKSGKLNMGLSIGYNMVLLFICTASLVGSTYNPFLYFRF, encoded by the coding sequence ATGGTTTTTTCGAGCTTGATCTTTTTGTTTGGCTTCTTCCCCATCTGCCTGGCTCTGTATTTCCTAGCTCCAAATTTGAAGGTTAAGAACATCGTATTGATGATTCTTTCCCTTCTTTTTTATGCATGGGGCGAGCCTGTGTGGGTAATCTTGTTGATTTTTAGTGCCATTGTGGATTTTGTCAATGGGCAACTGATTGATAAGTACCGAGGACAGTGGCAGAGTAAAGCTGCCTTGCTGGCTTCGGTAGTCATCAATCTGGGCCTTTTGGCTACCTTTAAATATTCCGGCTTTCTGGTGGAAAATATCAATGCTATCACCGGGTTGGGATTGCCTGTTCCTGGGTTCTCTTTGCCCATCGGTATTTCATTTTATACCTTCCAAACCTTGTCCTATTCCATCGACGTCTACCGGGGCAATACACAGGTGCAGAAATCCTTTACTAATTTCTTATTGTTCGTCTCCCTATTCCCCCAGCTTATTGCAGGACCTATCCTGCGGTATGCCGATATTGCAAAACAGCTCTCCGACCGCCGTACAACCTTAAAAGGGTTTTCTGCCGGCATCACTCGTTTTGCCTGCGGCTTGGGTAAAAAAGTCCTGATCGCCAATGTCGCCGGAAGTTTGGCCACTCCTATTTTAGACGGCGATCTTTCTTCCGTATCGGTATTGGGCGGATGGTTCAGCATCATGCTCTATGCCTTCCAGATTTACTTCGACTTCTCCGGTTATTCCGATATGGCTATTGGTTTGGGCAAGATGTTCGGCTTTGACTATGGTGAAAACTTCAATTATCCTTATATTGCCCGTTCGGCCACTGACTTCTGGAGGCGTTGGCATATCTCCTTGAGTTCTTTCTTCCGGGATTATGTTTATATCCCGTTAGGCGGCAACCGCCGGGGACTCCCCATCCAGCTGCGCAACATCTTAATTGTATGGTTCCTCACTGGCCTCTGGCATGGAGCCAGTTGGAACTTTATCCTATGGGGACTTTTCTATGCGGTGTTCCTCATCTTGGAGAAAACCTTCCTGCTCAAAGTCTTGGATAAGATCCCCAGTATATTTGGCCATGTTTACGGCATCGCCCTTATTTTAATCGGATGGGTATTCTTCTACTTCACGGATCTCTCCAAGTGCTTCCGTATGCTGGGTATTATGTTCGGCATCGGAGCCAACGGATTTACCGATGCCAAAACTTCATTGGTCTTCTACAACAATCTTCCCTTTGTGATTGTGGCTATCCTAGCCTGTCTTCCCCTTAAGAAGCTGGTACGGTACGGCATTCATCGCCTCGATCCAAAAAGCGGGAAGTTGAATATGGGCCTCTCCATTGGATACAACATGGTCCTTCTCTTTATCTGTACCGCCTCTCTGGTGGGATCAACCTACAATCCCTTCCTCTACTTTAGATTTTAA
- a CDS encoding DHHW family protein gives MKRLYIAAITLFLVPIFAMGFISLVDQDATVSATENRNLKEKPSLTFQTLFDGSFAKDFEEYYSDTFPFRDAFMNVNQGVRSLFTWKGEDDVTIVDPGQIDHIGAGEHLQDGDLPDSSSSESSSSSPSSSSAPSSSANASSESASSQEEASSPVEVPDDTEVDNHGGVIIVKDRAMELFSLNEKKLTSYTDTLNKMKTQLPSSTRVFNLLAPTSVEFYSPSKYHSLTQSQKGAFDLAYSQLQDVIPVDAYSAIAPHTDEYLYFRTDHHWTARGAYYAYTAFAKQAGFTPVDINDFETGQIDDFVGSLYRATQAQVLKDNPDYVEYFLPNVENEGKYFKSQDMTDGITIHAVATKVNSSNKYLCFISGDTLLSRFTTGVKNGKSILVIKESYGNAFVPWLLNHYENVYVCDPRQGTINIPSFVRDNNVDDVLAINYAFSACSGFNKYIDKCLD, from the coding sequence ATGAAACGCTTGTATATCGCAGCCATAACCTTGTTTCTCGTGCCGATTTTCGCCATGGGCTTTATCAGCCTAGTGGATCAGGATGCTACTGTTTCCGCCACTGAAAACCGCAATCTTAAAGAGAAGCCTTCGTTAACTTTTCAAACGCTCTTCGACGGTTCTTTTGCAAAGGATTTTGAAGAATATTATTCCGACACCTTCCCCTTCCGCGACGCTTTTATGAACGTCAATCAGGGAGTGCGTTCTCTCTTCACTTGGAAAGGCGAGGATGATGTCACCATTGTTGATCCCGGCCAAATCGACCATATCGGTGCTGGTGAACATTTACAGGACGGCGATCTGCCTGATTCCTCATCTTCAGAGTCTTCCTCCTCTTCACCGTCATCTTCTTCCGCTCCTTCCTCATCTGCAAATGCCTCTTCTGAATCGGCCTCCTCCCAGGAGGAAGCTTCTTCCCCAGTGGAAGTACCTGACGATACGGAAGTGGACAACCACGGCGGCGTCATCATTGTCAAAGACCGGGCTATGGAACTCTTCAGCCTCAATGAAAAGAAGCTAACCAGCTACACCGATACTCTCAATAAAATGAAGACGCAGCTTCCTTCCTCTACCCGCGTTTTCAATCTGCTTGCGCCTACCTCGGTGGAATTCTATTCCCCATCCAAGTATCATTCTCTAACCCAGTCCCAAAAAGGCGCCTTTGATCTGGCATACAGCCAGCTTCAGGACGTAATCCCTGTTGATGCCTACTCTGCTATCGCTCCGCACACCGACGAATACCTTTACTTCCGTACCGACCATCACTGGACAGCCCGTGGCGCTTACTACGCCTATACCGCTTTTGCCAAACAAGCTGGATTTACTCCTGTGGATATCAACGATTTTGAAACAGGTCAGATAGACGATTTCGTTGGTTCTCTTTATCGCGCTACCCAGGCTCAGGTCCTGAAAGACAATCCAGATTATGTAGAGTACTTCCTCCCCAACGTGGAGAACGAAGGAAAGTATTTTAAGAGTCAGGATATGACCGATGGTATCACCATTCACGCTGTAGCCACTAAGGTCAATTCCTCCAACAAGTACCTTTGCTTTATCTCAGGCGATACCCTTCTTTCCCGCTTCACTACCGGCGTCAAAAACGGAAAAAGTATCCTGGTCATCAAGGAGTCTTATGGCAATGCTTTCGTCCCGTGGCTTCTCAACCACTATGAAAACGTCTATGTATGTGATCCTCGTCAGGGTACCATTAACATTCCCTCTTTTGTCCGGGACAATAACGTCGATGATGTTTTGGCTATTAACTACGCTTTCTCTGCTTGCTCCGGGTTCAATAAATACATCGATAAATGTCTGGACTAA
- a CDS encoding GNAT family N-acetyltransferase — MDNYSILCIREEPDLLNCAADWFHEKWGIPREEYYKSMNQCLLNNQSIPQWYVAILNGNIIGGLGVIENDFHDRKDLSPNICALYVEKTYRNQGVAGRLLDYACSDMKKYGIEALYLMTDHTSFYERYGWKFLCMVQGDGDNHLSRMYVHRAP; from the coding sequence ATGGACAACTACAGCATTTTATGTATCAGAGAAGAACCGGATCTTCTGAACTGTGCTGCCGACTGGTTTCACGAAAAATGGGGTATTCCTAGGGAGGAATACTATAAAAGCATGAATCAGTGTCTGCTAAATAACCAGTCTATTCCCCAGTGGTATGTGGCAATTCTGAATGGAAACATTATCGGCGGTTTGGGCGTAATTGAAAATGATTTTCACGATAGAAAAGACTTGTCCCCTAATATTTGTGCCCTTTATGTGGAGAAAACCTATCGCAATCAAGGCGTCGCTGGACGTTTGCTTGACTATGCTTGCTCCGATATGAAAAAATATGGCATAGAGGCACTTTATCTTATGACAGACCATACTTCCTTTTATGAGAGATATGGATGGAAGTTTTTATGTATGGTTCAAGGCGATGGCGATAACCATCTTTCTAGAATGTATGTCCACAGGGCTCCATAA